From the Marinitoga sp. 1197 genome, one window contains:
- the speE gene encoding polyamine aminopropyltransferase, with amino-acid sequence MEKKLEPGRHLLYMEWYTGGDVGLFMKMNKILFSGQSEYQRVDVFENPELGRVFSLDGITMTTEVDEFMYHEMLVHVPMFIHPEPKRVLVIGGGDGGSTREVLKHPSVEEVILCEIDPMVIEAARNYLPTTSVEFDNPKLKIVNENGAEYVRQFENYFDVIIVDSTDPTAGEGGHLFTEDFYKACNNALTENGVFSAETEDPFYDRAWVGIAYNRIKSAFPVTKVYMGFMTTYPSGMWSYTFASKGLDPLKDFNPEKIKNFEKKETLKYYNEEIHVASFALPNFVKKLIGIK; translated from the coding sequence ATGGAAAAAAAATTAGAACCAGGGAGACATTTATTATATATGGAATGGTATACAGGTGGAGACGTTGGATTATTTATGAAAATGAATAAAATATTATTTTCAGGTCAAAGTGAATATCAACGTGTTGATGTATTCGAAAATCCAGAATTAGGTAGAGTGTTTTCATTGGATGGTATTACAATGACAACAGAAGTTGATGAATTTATGTACCATGAAATGTTGGTTCATGTTCCAATGTTCATTCATCCAGAACCTAAAAGAGTTTTAGTAATTGGTGGTGGTGATGGAGGATCTACAAGAGAAGTTTTAAAACATCCGTCCGTTGAAGAAGTTATTTTGTGTGAAATTGATCCAATGGTTATTGAAGCGGCAAGAAATTATTTACCAACAACAAGCGTTGAATTTGACAATCCAAAATTAAAAATAGTGAATGAAAATGGCGCAGAATATGTAAGACAATTTGAAAATTATTTTGATGTGATAATCGTAGATTCTACAGATCCTACAGCTGGAGAAGGCGGTCATTTATTTACTGAAGATTTCTATAAAGCATGTAATAATGCATTAACAGAAAATGGCGTGTTTTCTGCAGAAACAGAAGATCCTTTTTATGATAGAGCCTGGGTTGGAATTGCTTACAACAGAATAAAAAGTGCATTTCCTGTTACAAAAGTTTATATGGGATTCATGACAACATATCCATCTGGTATGTGGAGTTATACCTTTGCATCAAAAGGATTAGACCCGTTAAAAGATTTTAATCCCGAAAAAATTAAAAACTTTGAAAAGAAAGAAACTTTAAAATATTATAACGAAGAAATTCACGTTGCGAGTTTCGCATTACCAAATTTCGTAAAAAAATTAATAGGCATAAAATAA
- a CDS encoding iron-containing alcohol dehydrogenase family protein, whose amino-acid sequence MLYNMPTKLYYGKNIISQHKDEMICGEKALIVTGKNSAKITGALDDVISVLNEFKIPYVHYDEIGENPTYDMILKGRDICLKNECDFVIAIGGGSPMDAGKAIAVLTANPDLIPDDLFDNNNYDVSLPIVAVPTTAGTGSEVTEYAVLTKPNGRKSGFKSNLIFPDVSFLDPIYMLKMNKNLTLTTAVDALSHAVEGLLSKKSTPISNILARESIELIYRYLPKTLEDLENVEYREKLAIASTLAGMVIAQTGTILPHSLGYRITIHKGIRHGQATAIFLPLIAKEVKKENPKKVETLEKIFGTLDNFEIFLKKIGTYNFNIVFTEEELELFSEEVMNSSHIKNTPGNYDKNKIKEMYKKIAKI is encoded by the coding sequence ATGTTATATAATATGCCAACAAAATTATATTATGGAAAAAATATTATTTCACAACATAAAGATGAAATGATCTGTGGTGAAAAAGCTTTAATTGTAACTGGTAAAAATTCTGCAAAAATAACAGGCGCTCTGGATGATGTTATTTCTGTTCTTAACGAATTCAAGATCCCCTATGTTCATTATGATGAAATTGGCGAAAATCCAACATATGATATGATCTTAAAAGGAAGAGACATTTGTTTAAAAAACGAATGTGATTTTGTTATAGCTATTGGTGGTGGAAGCCCTATGGATGCTGGAAAAGCTATAGCTGTATTAACAGCCAACCCAGATTTGATTCCTGATGATTTGTTTGATAATAATAATTATGACGTTTCACTACCAATTGTTGCTGTGCCAACAACTGCTGGAACAGGAAGCGAAGTAACTGAATATGCTGTTTTGACAAAACCAAATGGAAGAAAATCCGGTTTTAAAAGTAATTTAATCTTTCCTGATGTCTCTTTTTTAGACCCTATATATATGTTAAAGATGAATAAAAACCTCACATTAACTACTGCGGTTGATGCGCTGTCCCATGCTGTAGAAGGGCTTCTCTCTAAAAAGTCAACTCCAATATCAAATATACTTGCCAGAGAATCCATTGAATTAATATATAGATATTTACCAAAAACTTTGGAAGATTTGGAAAATGTAGAATATAGAGAAAAGCTGGCTATTGCATCAACTTTAGCTGGTATGGTTATAGCACAAACAGGAACAATCTTACCTCATTCATTGGGATATAGAATTACAATACATAAGGGAATAAGACACGGACAGGCTACAGCTATATTTTTACCATTAATTGCAAAAGAGGTGAAGAAAGAAAATCCAAAAAAAGTAGAAACTCTTGAAAAAATTTTTGGAACTTTAGATAATTTTGAGATCTTTTTAAAAAAAATAGGAACATATAATTTTAATATAGTTTTTACTGAAGAAGAATTAGAATTATTTTCTGAAGAAGTTATGAATTCATCGCATATAAAAAATACACCTGGTAATTATGATAAAAATAAAATTAAAGAAATGTATAAAAAAATTGCAAAAATATGA
- a CDS encoding cupin domain-containing protein, translating to MKIGEKLKKLRLSRGLTQEELAVRADLTRGFISQLERDLTSPTLESLEMILRALGTNLKEFFSDFEDQKVIYKKSERVPIYDTPDGVKEELLMTDTEVKKIEPMIVELEPLAQTEEENYHEGSEFGYVLEGNIELWLDDAKYKAKTGDAFYFKSDKIHYIKNASKKKKARVLWIEIQ from the coding sequence ATGAAAATAGGCGAAAAGTTAAAAAAATTAAGACTTTCGAGAGGTTTGACTCAGGAAGAATTAGCCGTAAGAGCTGATTTAACAAGAGGATTTATTTCTCAATTAGAAAGAGATTTAACTTCGCCTACCCTTGAAAGTTTGGAAATGATTTTAAGAGCATTAGGTACAAATTTGAAAGAATTCTTTTCTGATTTTGAAGATCAAAAAGTTATTTATAAAAAAAGTGAAAGGGTTCCTATTTATGATACGCCAGATGGTGTAAAAGAAGAATTACTTATGACAGATACAGAAGTAAAAAAAATAGAACCTATGATTGTAGAATTAGAACCATTGGCGCAAACAGAAGAAGAAAATTATCATGAAGGCTCAGAATTTGGTTATGTTTTAGAAGGTAATATCGAATTATGGTTAGATGATGCAAAGTATAAAGCTAAAACTGGAGATGCTTTTTATTTTAAATCTGATAAAATACATTATATAAAAAATGCTAGCAAAAAGAAAAAAGCTAGGGTTTTATGGATTGAAATACAATAA
- the fliS gene encoding flagellar export chaperone FliS: MYQPNNFQANNFQNANNRYVENMVKTASPAKLVELLYLNSIERLNRAVNMIKNKKIAEAHNQIVRVEDIIMELNLSLDMEKGGEISKNLRALYNYMYRRLLDANLNKDIEILEEVKTLLNTLLEAWREAMKQASDVVKQQVNQGQRKGLDIST; encoded by the coding sequence ATGTATCAACCAAATAATTTTCAAGCAAATAATTTTCAAAACGCTAACAATAGATATGTTGAAAATATGGTTAAAACCGCAAGTCCAGCAAAATTAGTGGAGTTATTATATTTAAATTCTATAGAACGTTTAAATAGAGCTGTTAATATGATAAAAAATAAAAAGATTGCAGAAGCTCATAATCAAATTGTTAGAGTTGAAGATATTATTATGGAATTAAATTTATCATTAGACATGGAAAAAGGAGGAGAAATTTCTAAAAATTTAAGAGCTTTATATAATTATATGTATAGACGTCTTTTAGATGCTAATTTAAATAAAGATATAGAAATATTAGAAGAAGTAAAAACACTTTTAAATACACTATTAGAAGCATGGAGAGAAGCTATGAAGCAGGCAAGTGATGTTGTAAAACAGCAGGTTAACCAGGGACAAAGGAAAGGTTTGGATATTTCAACATAA
- the speD gene encoding adenosylmethionine decarboxylase, protein MAKSLGRHIIAEFYECDKDILDDVDKIEELMKKASIESGATIVTSTFHRFLPHGVSGAVIVSESHFAIHTWPEYGYASVDIYTCGDHVDPWKSFEFLKKAFNSQRAQTIEHLRGVYEEIGIAENSPHKVEV, encoded by the coding sequence ATGGCAAAATCATTAGGAAGACATATTATAGCAGAATTTTATGAATGTGACAAAGATATATTAGACGACGTAGACAAAATAGAAGAATTAATGAAAAAAGCTTCTATTGAATCTGGAGCAACTATAGTAACCTCAACTTTCCACAGGTTTTTACCCCATGGGGTGAGTGGAGCTGTAATAGTTTCTGAATCTCATTTTGCTATTCATACATGGCCGGAATATGGTTATGCTTCTGTTGATATCTATACATGCGGTGATCATGTTGATCCGTGGAAAAGCTTTGAATTCTTAAAAAAAGCATTTAACTCTCAAAGAGCACAAACAATAGAACATTTAAGAGGAGTTTATGAAGAAATAGGTATAGCTGAAAACTCACCACATAAAGTGGAAGTTTAA
- a CDS encoding adenylosuccinate synthase, translating to MKRVAIVGAQWGDEGKGKVVNYFSNNYEWIVRFSGGANAGHTIYYKGKKYVNHLLPSIIPEGNSKAFLGAGMVIDIEQLIKELEILENDFPGVSSKIYIDLEAFIVLPYHKEEDAILESLRKNPIGTTKKGIGPAYTDKVSREGFKVYHLFDEDLLKQRLEEIIYLKRNIFGEKYNFMPEDIFNYLIKQKKRLEKLNVNFTSAIDMADVFRNTSVLFEGAQGVLLDLDFGTYPFVTSSATMAHGVSSVGFSTFELNEVLGVLKAYTTRVGEGPFPTEEFEEIGEVIRKKGNEFGATTGRPRRVGWLDLPALRYAKLRSGLTKFVITKADVLNGLDEIKVCVGYEINGKIKEIPTSSYDFFVAKPIYESLKGWPDTKHINFLKYMAFIEEKTGIEISHISYGPKTEEMCSKNEMIFNI from the coding sequence ATGAAAAGGGTTGCTATTGTTGGAGCACAATGGGGTGATGAAGGCAAAGGAAAAGTTGTTAATTATTTTTCAAATAATTATGAATGGATTGTAAGATTTTCTGGTGGAGCCAATGCAGGACATACTATATATTACAAAGGGAAAAAATATGTAAACCATTTATTACCTTCAATTATACCTGAAGGTAATTCAAAAGCTTTTTTAGGAGCAGGAATGGTTATAGATATAGAGCAATTAATAAAAGAACTGGAAATTCTGGAAAATGATTTTCCGGGTGTTTCTTCAAAAATATATATAGATTTAGAAGCTTTTATAGTTTTACCATATCATAAAGAAGAAGATGCAATTTTAGAAAGTTTAAGAAAAAATCCAATAGGAACAACAAAAAAAGGAATTGGTCCTGCATATACTGATAAGGTATCAAGAGAAGGATTCAAAGTTTACCACCTTTTTGATGAAGATTTATTAAAACAAAGACTTGAAGAGATTATTTATTTAAAAAGGAATATATTTGGTGAAAAATATAATTTTATGCCAGAAGATATTTTTAATTACCTGATAAAGCAGAAAAAAAGATTGGAAAAATTGAATGTGAATTTCACTTCTGCAATAGATATGGCTGATGTTTTCAGAAACACTTCTGTATTATTTGAGGGTGCTCAAGGTGTGTTACTTGATCTTGATTTTGGCACATATCCTTTTGTGACTTCCAGTGCAACAATGGCTCATGGTGTTTCTTCTGTTGGTTTTTCAACATTTGAGCTCAATGAAGTATTGGGTGTATTAAAAGCATATACAACACGCGTTGGTGAAGGTCCTTTCCCAACAGAAGAATTTGAAGAAATTGGTGAAGTAATAAGAAAAAAGGGAAATGAATTTGGCGCAACTACAGGAAGACCAAGACGTGTTGGTTGGCTTGATTTACCTGCATTGAGATATGCAAAATTAAGATCTGGCTTAACAAAATTTGTCATTACAAAAGCAGATGTTTTAAATGGACTTGATGAGATAAAGGTTTGTGTTGGTTATGAAATAAATGGAAAAATTAAAGAAATTCCAACATCATCCTATGATTTTTTTGTAGCAAAACCTATATATGAAAGTTTAAAAGGATGGCCTGATACAAAGCATATTAATTTCTTGAAATATATGGCATTTATTGAAGAAAAAACAGGTATTGAAATTTCTCATATATCCTACGGACCCAAAACTGAAGAAATGTGCAGTAAAAATGAGATGATATTTAATATTTAA
- a CDS encoding cytochrome c biogenesis CcdA family protein, producing MGYLGAFLGGIISFFSPCVLPLIPLFFGILMTDLNDTMLTIKRGIAFFLGLSIFFSILGVFAGTAGSFLSTYQSIFNIIAGFFIISLGIFYLFGKDGFKGFKIDLNKHKNSSFFSAFIIGILISFVWIPCSGPVLAAVLTFASTTSNVFSGGLMLFVYSLGISIPFLFFSGAISKILSKITFGTPKWEKYIRIFGGILLIIMGILVIFGLFNSLQGV from the coding sequence ATAGGTTATTTAGGTGCGTTTTTAGGTGGTATAATTTCTTTTTTTAGTCCGTGTGTATTACCTCTTATTCCATTATTTTTTGGTATATTAATGACTGATTTAAATGATACAATGTTAACTATTAAAAGAGGTATTGCATTTTTTCTAGGGTTAAGTATATTTTTTTCTATTTTAGGTGTTTTTGCTGGAACTGCGGGAAGTTTTCTTTCGACATATCAAAGTATATTTAATATTATAGCAGGTTTTTTTATTATTTCATTAGGAATATTTTATTTATTCGGAAAAGATGGTTTTAAAGGTTTCAAAATTGATTTAAATAAACACAAAAACTCATCATTTTTCAGCGCTTTTATTATTGGTATTTTAATTTCATTTGTATGGATTCCATGTTCTGGGCCTGTACTTGCTGCTGTTCTAACTTTTGCTTCAACTACTTCTAATGTTTTCTCTGGAGGATTAATGTTGTTTGTTTATTCTTTGGGTATTTCAATTCCATTTTTATTTTTTAGCGGAGCAATAAGTAAAATACTTTCAAAAATAACATTTGGGACACCTAAATGGGAAAAATATATTAGAATTTTTGGTGGTATATTGCTAATAATCATGGGAATATTAGTTATTTTTGGGTTATTTAATTCATTACAGGGAGTGTGA
- a CDS encoding DUF362 domain-containing protein, translating into MASKVYFTNLRTRPGMNLLDKLERLVKKAGIEKIDFKDKFVAIKIHFGEPGNLAYIRPNYAARIVALIKKLGGKPFLTDANTLYSGKRSNALDHIQSAYENGFNPHSTGCHVIIADGLKGTDYVEVPINLHYCKTAKIGTVIMDSDVIISMAHFKGHEQAGFGGTLKNMGMGCASRGGKLELHSTSQPKIVDKNCVGCGICVKNCAYDAIHLNEKKIAYIDYDKCVGCGQCIAVCQYNAAQVVWNESSEIMNKKIAEYTYAIVKDKPAFYINFIMNVSPDCDCWSNNDYPIVPDIGIAASFDPVALDMASVDLVKNAPALPGSKIYNSHDFVGEDKFKFVHPNADWEAGLNHAQQIGLGNKEYELIEI; encoded by the coding sequence ATGGCTTCAAAGGTTTATTTTACAAATTTAAGAACAAGACCTGGTATGAACTTACTCGACAAACTGGAAAGATTGGTAAAAAAAGCTGGTATTGAAAAAATTGATTTTAAAGATAAATTTGTTGCAATAAAAATTCATTTTGGAGAACCTGGGAATTTAGCTTATATAAGACCAAATTACGCTGCAAGAATTGTGGCATTAATTAAAAAACTTGGAGGAAAACCTTTTTTAACAGATGCCAATACTTTGTATTCTGGAAAAAGATCAAATGCGTTGGATCATATTCAAAGTGCTTATGAAAATGGATTTAACCCACATTCAACAGGTTGTCATGTTATAATAGCTGATGGTTTAAAAGGTACTGATTATGTAGAGGTTCCTATAAATCTACATTATTGCAAAACTGCAAAAATTGGTACTGTAATAATGGATAGTGATGTGATTATTTCCATGGCGCATTTTAAAGGGCATGAGCAGGCTGGATTTGGTGGTACTTTAAAAAATATGGGAATGGGATGTGCATCCAGAGGAGGAAAATTAGAATTACACTCAACATCTCAGCCTAAAATTGTAGATAAGAATTGTGTTGGCTGTGGTATATGTGTAAAGAATTGTGCTTATGATGCTATTCATCTCAATGAAAAAAAGATTGCATATATTGATTACGATAAATGTGTTGGCTGTGGTCAATGTATAGCTGTTTGTCAATATAATGCTGCGCAGGTGGTCTGGAATGAATCATCTGAAATAATGAATAAGAAAATCGCAGAATACACATACGCTATAGTAAAAGATAAACCCGCATTTTATATAAATTTCATAATGAATGTTTCCCCGGATTGCGATTGTTGGTCAAATAATGATTATCCAATTGTCCCGGATATTGGAATCGCTGCTTCTTTTGATCCTGTAGCTCTGGATATGGCGAGTGTTGACTTGGTTAAAAATGCTCCTGCTCTTCCCGGAAGCAAAATTTACAATTCTCATGATTTTGTAGGGGAGGATAAATTCAAATTTGTTCATCCAAATGCTGATTGGGAAGCTGGATTAAATCATGCACAACAAATTGGCCTTGGAAATAAAGAATATGAATTAATAGAAATATAA
- a CDS encoding peptidylprolyl isomerase yields MKKFVLVLLLITFSILSFSEIIGYLTKNGKVLENYYLDDKRFEIEYLNRINSMQKNGQQYDKMKEPYYMLSTIKDILNYKILEYYAKESGYKIDMDKINQQIETLTSQYLSNPQTKEQIIKYFGSEDKLKEYLKDALVSNEYYKFIDENIGKVTEKDLDEYVNKNFENIKLRNEKVLTRHILVTDEATANKILKDIKNGNISFEDAVKKYSIDTQSAKNGGKIEWVAKNQVVPEYFDAAINAKIGEIVGPIKTNYGYHIIRVDDKKVYKSIQDMKADNELINNLKLEIKNEKLYKWYTDYSKDFSYALRYEPLLYEDRIEKAKTIEEKISIEKKLYDAIRTNENAPELWKISYLNLVKELNTSLPEMLKLKETINTYRNSTYIKMSEEDISKNIDELEKNIKNIKDEKEKASKEKLKKDMENLYYAKIMYPELFSENMNINKTKDYINELKNKEFEILKGIYMKNKDMNTLIRLYQLNPDDPEISFEYNYSYYQYIKQYIHTQPKDVIQPELEKTLQAFEKIYSSTDNSDIKEKSKKVIDEIKSTLKNMMDINGKK; encoded by the coding sequence ATGAAAAAATTTGTTTTAGTTTTACTATTGATTACATTTAGTATTTTAAGTTTTTCTGAGATTATAGGTTATTTAACAAAAAATGGAAAAGTATTGGAAAATTATTATCTGGATGATAAAAGGTTTGAAATTGAATATTTGAATAGAATAAATTCAATGCAAAAAAATGGTCAGCAGTATGATAAAATGAAAGAACCATATTATATGTTATCTACAATAAAAGATATTTTGAATTATAAAATTCTTGAATATTATGCAAAAGAAAGCGGCTATAAAATAGATATGGATAAAATTAATCAGCAAATTGAAACTTTAACTTCACAATATTTGAGTAATCCTCAAACTAAAGAACAAATAATAAAATATTTTGGTTCAGAAGATAAACTAAAAGAATATTTAAAAGATGCATTAGTTTCAAATGAATATTATAAATTTATAGATGAAAATATTGGAAAAGTTACAGAAAAAGATTTAGATGAATATGTCAACAAAAATTTCGAAAATATAAAACTAAGAAATGAAAAAGTTCTTACAAGACATATATTGGTTACTGATGAGGCTACAGCTAATAAAATATTAAAAGATATTAAAAACGGAAATATTTCATTTGAAGATGCTGTAAAAAAATATTCAATAGATACACAATCTGCAAAAAATGGAGGAAAAATTGAATGGGTTGCAAAAAATCAGGTTGTTCCAGAATACTTTGATGCTGCAATTAATGCCAAAATTGGCGAAATTGTTGGGCCCATTAAAACAAACTATGGTTACCATATAATTAGGGTCGATGATAAGAAAGTATATAAATCAATTCAGGATATGAAAGCAGATAATGAACTTATAAATAATCTTAAATTAGAAATCAAAAATGAAAAATTATATAAATGGTACACAGATTATTCCAAAGATTTTAGTTATGCATTAAGATATGAACCACTTCTTTATGAAGATAGAATTGAAAAAGCTAAAACCATAGAAGAAAAAATTTCTATAGAAAAAAAATTATATGATGCTATTAGAACAAATGAAAATGCTCCAGAATTATGGAAAATAAGTTACTTAAATTTAGTAAAAGAATTAAATACATCTTTACCCGAAATGCTTAAGTTAAAAGAAACAATAAATACATATAGAAATAGCACATATATTAAAATGTCAGAAGAAGATATAAGTAAAAATATTGATGAACTTGAAAAAAACATAAAAAATATAAAAGATGAAAAAGAAAAGGCTTCAAAAGAAAAATTAAAAAAAGATATGGAAAATCTTTACTATGCAAAAATTATGTATCCGGAACTTTTTTCAGAAAATATGAATATAAATAAAACTAAAGATTATATTAATGAATTGAAGAATAAAGAATTTGAAATATTAAAAGGAATATATATGAAAAATAAAGATATGAACACACTTATAAGATTATATCAATTAAACCCGGATGACCCTGAAATTTCATTTGAATATAATTATTCATATTATCAATACATTAAACAATATATTCATACACAACCTAAAGATGTTATACAACCAGAATTGGAAAAAACACTTCAGGCATTTGAAAAAATATATTCTTCTACAGACAATTCGGATATAAAAGAAAAATCTAAGAAAGTTATAGATGAAATAAAATCTACATTAAAGAATATGATGGATATAAACGGGAAAAAATAA
- a CDS encoding elongator complex protein 3, giving the protein MSREYIIPIFIPHAGCKKICVFCNEYSATGIKTKPDIKKLDETFERYINYFPENSQPYIAFYGATFTGMKEDEMLFYLKWAQDKINNYKAFGIRFSTSPEEITSEKINILKNYSINFIEIGVQSFYDNVLKAANRPHTLNDVWTAIDLLEKNNINYGIHLMTGLPKSSYNKDINSAIITSFLKVKSIRIHPTVILKNSKLEIMFKKGEYVPETLDTAVEKAAKMTEIIESTGKKVIRLGICLYGKERDNVVAGPYHDSFGDLVRTKIAENIMITFKKERLTVPLKLKSNFIGFKRKNSHLLENSKIEFHNEEYFLLNNTKITYEDLLKKIEIL; this is encoded by the coding sequence TTGTCAAGAGAATATATAATTCCTATTTTCATTCCACACGCAGGATGCAAAAAAATATGCGTTTTTTGTAACGAATATTCTGCAACAGGAATAAAAACAAAGCCTGATATAAAAAAATTAGACGAAACATTTGAAAGATATATAAATTATTTTCCTGAAAATTCCCAACCCTATATTGCATTTTATGGTGCAACATTTACAGGAATGAAAGAGGATGAAATGCTATTTTACTTAAAATGGGCTCAAGATAAAATTAATAATTATAAGGCATTTGGAATAAGATTCTCCACATCACCAGAAGAAATAACCAGCGAAAAAATCAATATTTTGAAAAATTATTCGATAAATTTTATTGAAATTGGTGTTCAATCGTTTTACGACAATGTTTTAAAAGCTGCAAACAGACCTCATACTTTAAATGACGTATGGACCGCTATTGACCTGCTTGAAAAAAATAATATAAATTACGGTATTCATCTAATGACTGGATTACCTAAAAGTTCTTATAATAAAGATATAAACTCAGCAATAATTACATCTTTTTTAAAAGTAAAAAGTATAAGAATCCATCCAACAGTTATATTAAAAAATTCAAAACTGGAAATTATGTTTAAAAAAGGAGAGTATGTTCCCGAAACATTAGACACAGCTGTCGAAAAAGCTGCAAAAATGACAGAAATTATAGAATCTACAGGAAAAAAGGTTATAAGACTTGGTATATGTTTATATGGAAAAGAACGAGACAATGTAGTAGCTGGCCCGTATCATGATTCTTTTGGTGATCTTGTCAGAACAAAAATAGCTGAAAATATTATGATTACATTTAAAAAAGAAAGGCTTACAGTACCATTAAAATTAAAATCAAATTTCATAGGTTTTAAAAGGAAAAATTCGCATTTACTTGAGAATTCAAAAATTGAATTTCATAATGAAGAATATTTTCTACTAAATAATACTAAAATAACATATGAAGATTTATTGAAAAAAATTGAAATATTATAA
- a CDS encoding 2-phosphosulfolactate phosphatase yields MRLYTYFLPDENIEPHKYYIVIDTLRATSTIATALSVGASHIVVAKNPEEAFNLKDNNTLLLGEKNALKISGFDYSNSPSEILKNAAVFKNKKVVLCTTNGSKALITANFRGITIATSLLNLKAVLQYLLAKKVDDIGFICSGNEGNISLEDVFTAGRMLSVLSKQDITYFNDESYIALNMANIPHTRILQYSTHAQKLKKIGLDKDLAICFNEGLLNVVPISKMNKNEFKSKIDI; encoded by the coding sequence ATGAGGCTTTATACATATTTTTTACCTGATGAAAATATTGAACCCCATAAATATTATATAGTCATAGACACATTAAGAGCAACATCTACAATTGCTACAGCATTATCTGTAGGAGCATCTCATATTGTTGTTGCTAAAAATCCAGAAGAAGCTTTTAATCTTAAAGATAATAATACACTTCTATTAGGTGAAAAGAATGCTTTAAAAATTTCAGGGTTTGATTATTCTAATTCTCCCTCAGAAATACTAAAAAATGCGGCTGTATTTAAAAATAAAAAGGTGGTTTTATGTACTACAAATGGCTCTAAAGCATTAATAACAGCAAATTTTAGAGGAATAACTATAGCAACATCATTATTGAATTTAAAAGCTGTTTTACAATATTTATTAGCAAAAAAAGTAGATGATATTGGATTTATCTGTAGCGGCAATGAAGGTAATATATCGCTGGAAGATGTATTTACCGCAGGAAGAATGTTAAGCGTATTATCAAAACAAGATATTACATATTTCAATGATGAATCCTATATTGCTTTAAACATGGCTAACATCCCACATACAAGAATATTACAGTATTCAACACATGCTCAAAAATTAAAGAAAATAGGGTTAGATAAGGATTTAGCCATATGTTTTAATGAAGGACTTTTGAATGTCGTTCCAATTTCCAAGATGAATAAAAATGAATTTAAATCTAAAATAGATATATAA
- a CDS encoding thioredoxin family protein, with amino-acid sequence MKNLFVFAMFIFAISIYSYAANLDDFIIHDFNTALKIGEITGKNVVIMFSSKSCYYCKKFKEDVLTDKKIQKWLRTEFIFAEIYADKNKSANFKNKSMNYVELFGAFGIRGTPTFFFFDKEPLAQLPGFVEKDTFLSILKYFKYLKTRNIKYQDFVKSNIKVNIERKILKLKKEDIEYLLLNDPNTKKYNEKMDKYTNVILDKVDKKLEENFYVIIYEK; translated from the coding sequence ATGAAAAATTTATTTGTTTTTGCGATGTTTATATTTGCAATATCTATATACAGTTATGCAGCAAACCTTGATGATTTTATTATTCATGATTTTAATACAGCTCTTAAAATAGGTGAGATAACAGGAAAAAATGTTGTCATTATGTTTTCCTCTAAAAGCTGTTATTATTGTAAAAAATTTAAAGAGGATGTATTAACAGATAAGAAAATTCAGAAATGGTTAAGAACAGAATTTATATTCGCTGAAATATATGCAGATAAGAATAAAAGTGCAAATTTTAAGAATAAAAGTATGAATTATGTTGAATTATTCGGTGCTTTTGGAATACGTGGAACACCAACATTTTTCTTTTTTGATAAAGAACCACTTGCTCAATTACCAGGATTTGTTGAGAAGGATACTTTTTTGTCCATCTTAAAATATTTTAAATATTTGAAAACAAGAAATATTAAGTATCAGGATTTTGTGAAAAGTAATATAAAAGTTAATATTGAACGCAAAATTTTAAAACTAAAAAAAGAAGATATAGAGTATTTACTTTTAAATGATCCAAATACAAAAAAATACAATGAAAAAATGGATAAATATACAAATGTGATTTTGGATAAGGTTGATAAAAAATTAGAAGAAAACTTTTATGTTATAATTTATGAAAAGTAA